Genomic DNA from Parvivirga hydrogeniphila:
AGCGACCGGTGCACGTGCGCTTCATCGAGTACATGCCGGTCGGCGGCGCAGACGACGGCACGGTCTGCGGCGGCGCCGAGGCGGAGGGCTGGACGGCAGACGACGAGGTCTCCTCCGACGAGATCCTGGCGCGTCTGGCGGCCGAAGGCGCGGCCGCCGGGCTCGGCGAGCTGGTGCCGGTGGCGCGAGAGAGCGCGCCCGGCGGGTGGGGTCCCGCGCGGTACTACCGCTTCGAAGGGGCCTACGGGACGCTCGGCGTCATCTCGCCGCTTTCCCACCACTTCTGCGGTGAGTGCAACCGCCTGCGGCTGACGGCGGACGGACGGCTGCGGACCTGCCTGTTCAGCGACGATGAGCTCGACGCGCGGGCCGTGCTGAGAGGCGGCACCGACGACGACGTGCGCGGCCTCATCGAGCGCGCGCTCGCCGCCAAGCCCGAGAGCCACAACATGCGGATCGGCACGGCACGGCGCATGTCGCAGATCGGAGGGTGACGATGGGTGAGAAGAAGTTGACGCACATCGACGAGCGCGGTGCCGCGCGCATGGTCGACGTCTCTGGAAAGCCGGTGACGCACCGGCGGGCCGTGGCGCGCGCGAAGGTGCTGATGGAGCCCTCGACGCTCGAGATGATCCTCGGCGGCACGGCTCCGAAAGGCGACGTCCTCGCCACCGCGCGCATCGCCGGCATCATGGCAGCGAAGCAGACTGCCTCGCTCGTTCCGATGTGCCACCCGCTGCCGCTCACGCACGTCGCCGTCGACCTTCAGCCGGAGTACTCGGCTGTCGCCATCACGGCGACGGCGGAGACGGACGGCAAGACGGGCGTCGAGATGGAAGCGCTCACGGCAGCGGCAGTCGCTGGCCTCACGATATACGACATGTGCAAGGCGGTCGACCGCAGCATGGTCATCACCGACGTCATGCTGCTCGAGAAAGAGGGCGGCGCTTCTGGGCGCTTCGTCCGAGAGGAGTCGAAGTGAGCGAACGTGCGACCTCACCGCTTCTTCGTGGCACGGTCGTATCGGTGAACCTGTCCGAGCGTAAGACCGTGCGCAAGACCCGAGGATCAGAAGGCGTGCTCGTGGAAGGGCACGGGTTCGCGGGCGACGCCCACGCTGGCGACTGGCATCGCCAGGTGAGCCTGCTCGCGCGCGAGTCGATCGACACGATGGTGGCGAAAGGACTGTCCGTGGACGCCGGCGACTTTGCCGAGAACATCACCACCGAGGGCATCGACCTGGTCTCCCTTCCAGTGGGCACGGTGCTGCGCGTCGGAGACGAAGCGGTGCTCGAGGTGAGCCAGATCGGGAAGGTCTGCCACACGAAGTGCGCCATCTACTACCAGGCAGGCGACTGCGTGATGCCGCGGGAGGGCATCTTCGCAGTGGTGCGGCAGGGTGGTACGGTACGGGCAGGCGACCCGATCGTGGTCGAACGGCTTGGGGAGGCTGACGGCACGTGCTGAGGATCGGTGTTCTCACGTGCTCTGACACGCGCTCGCGCGGCGAAGCGGAGGACACTGCCGGCAAGGCGCTGATCTCGATGTGCGAAAAGCGCGGCTGGATGGTGGCGGCGTACCACGTGGTGCCGGACGACGCAGAAGCCATCGCGCTCGCCATCACTGAGATGTGCGACGTGGACCAGGTGGACGTCGTGCTATCCACCGGCGGCACGGGCCTGGGGCCCCGGGACGTCTGCCCGGAGGTGACGCGTTCGCTCGCCGACCGCGAAGTCCCAGGCATCGCGGAGACGATCCGCGCTGAGAGCCTGGCGAAGACCCGCCGGGCCATGCTCTCGCGCGGCGTAGCCGCGCAACGTGGGAGGACGCTCATCATCAACTTCCCGGGCAGCGAGAAAGGCGCGCGGGAGGCGTTCGAGATCGTCGCCGACCAGCTCGAGCACGCTGCCGAGATGATGGCGGGCGGAGGGCACGGCTAAGCTATGCCCCACGACGGCGTCATCTACCTCGACCACGCCGCGACTTCCTGGCCGAAGCCTCCGGAGGTCCTCGAGGCTATAGGGCGGGCGCTCGGGCCTGCTGGTGGCAATCCGCACCGGAGCGCGCACCGCCTGGCGCTCGCTGCGGCGCGGCTCGTGCTCGAATCGCGGTCAACGGTGGCTGCCTTCCTCGGCGTCGCCGACCCGCGCGACCTGCTGTTCGTGCCTGGCTGCACCTTCGGGCTGAACATGGCGCTCAAAGGTCTGCTCGAGCCGGGAGACAGAGCGGTCGTATCCAGCGTCGAGCACAACGCGGTCGTCCGTCCGCTCGCGGTCCTCGAGGCCTCCGGGGTCGAGGTGGTGCGGATCCCTGCCGACGACGCGGGCCGCATCGACGTGGACGCGGCCGAAGCGCTCATCGCTGCGGCACCGACGAAGGCCGTCATCTGCCAGCACGCGTCCAACGTCACCGGAGCAATCCATCCGGTGGGGGACCTCGCCGACATCGCCCACGAGCACGGCGCGGTGCTCGTCGTGGACGGCGCACAGGCCGCAGGGCACCTTCGGGTCGACATCGCGGCGCTCGGAGCGGACGTGTACGTCGCGTCCGGACACAAAGGGCTGCTCGGCCCGGCCGGCGTCGGCGTCGTCTACCTCGCGCCCGGACTCGAGGTGCGCGAGCTGGTGCAAGGCGGAAGCGGCGGAGATTCCGGTTCTCTTGCGATGCCATCGGTGCGTCCTGACCGCTACGAGGCTGGCACGCCCCCTCTGCCTGCGATCGCGGGGCTCGCGGCGGCCGTCGAGGTGCTTGCTCGGGAGATGGACTCCCTCGTCGCCACGGAGCAGCGGCTGGTGAAGCGATTGGTCGCGGGTCTGGCAGGGATTCCGGGCGTGCGCGTCCTTGGGCCGGCGCCTGGCGAAGAGCGCGCGCCTGTGGCGAGCATCGTGCACGAGGCCATGGAGCCGGACCGGCTCGCATACGAGCTCGACTCGCGGTACGGCATCGCGGTCCGCGCCGGGCTGCACTGCGCGCCTGCCGCGCACGCGGCCGTCGGCACCCTCGAGACGGGCGCCGTGCGGTTCAGCATCGGCCGCGGCGTCACGGAAGCCGACGTTGATGCGGCCATCGAGGCGGTACGCGAGGTGTGCGAGCGGTGATAGAGCGCTACGCCGTCTACGGGTTCGAGTCAACGCACGACGCCTTGTCTGCCGAGAGTGTGCTGGCCTGCGCGGGTGTCCCGTTTGCCACCATCCCCACCCCGAAGTCGCTGGGCGCTCTGTGCGGGATCGCGCTGCGCGTCGCTGCGCGGGACGCGTCTGCGGCCGAAGCGGCGCTCATCGTCGCAGGACTGCGCTGGAAAGCGCGTGCGGAGATCGAAGACCGCGCGCCACGAGGCCTCAGTCGATGATGAAGACGGGCGTTCCGACGCTCACGCGCTCGTAAAGGTCTTCGATGTCCCAGCGGTGCATGCGCATGCAGCCGTGGGACGCCGCATGGCCGATCGAGTAGTCCTTGTTCGTGCCGTGGATGCGGATGCCGGGGGCGTCCAGGTCGAGCGCACGCGTCCCGAGCGGGTTGTTCGGGCCTGGCGGGATCATCTTCGGCATGTCGACCGCCCACGCAGATCCCGGGTTGCCCCACGTCGGCATGTAGCGCTTGCGCACGATGCGGAAGCGACCGCGGGGCGTCGGGAAGTCCGGTGCTCCGACAGCGACGCGGTACACCTTGACGAGACGGCCGTCCTCGTAGAGGAAGAGGCGCCGGTCGGCTCTCCGCACGAGGATGGCGGTGCCGAGGTCGTCGCGCGTCACGCACGGCTCGATGCGCTCGACGGGAAGCTCGACGCTGGTGGCTCCCGCTGCGATGGCAGCGGCGAGCGCATCGGCTGCGCGCCGTGGCTCGATGCTGAGCCCCGGGCGCTCGGGCACGACGACGAGCTGCCGCGCCTGCACGACGAGGGTCGCGTCCACCGCAGGCGTTCCGCTCCGCGCGGCGAGCTCAGCGGCCCACGCATCGAGTCCTGCGCGGTCGATGCGGATCTGAAGCGGCAGAGAAGCGCCGTACCGCTCTTTGGACACCCGCGCCGCCAGCCGCTTTGCGAGTCCCGCTTCCGCCTTCGTTCGAGCGAGGTGCCGCAGCGCGCTGTCGACGTCGACTTCCACGAACTGCGAGGGGCGCACCTGCACGCGCGCATCTCCGCACCTCACAGCGATCGGCTCGTCGAGCGGGGCGAGAAGCTCGCGTTCGAGAGCGGCCTGTGCGACGTCAAGCGGCATGCCGTCGAGCGCGACGCCGGCCATGCCTGAACCAGGCGGGAGGGTGTCGCGCTCGACGTAGTCCTGCGCCACGGCAACGGCGACGCCGGCGCTCGCCACGAACGCGACACACGCGATCACGCACGCGAGCACGCGGACATGTGCGGGCGCTCGATGCACGGACCCTCCTCGCGACGGTGGTCTGTGGGCGTATTCTACAATGGAACGGTCTGGAACCGTGGATATGGAGGCAGATGGACCCGCACGCGGCCGACGCGGTCTACCGCGGCAACCTGGATCGCCTCGTCGCCAAGGTGCGCGACGAACGCGGGCTCGACCTCGCACAGTACCGTACCCGGTACGTCGAGCGGCGGCTCGCGTCACGGCTCAACGCCTTAGGTCTGCACAGCTACCGGCAGTACTCCGCCTACCTCGACGAGCACCCAGAGGAGTACGCCAAGCTCATCGACACGCTCACGATCAACGTCACCCAGTTCTTCCGCGACGCGACGGTGTTCGACGTGTTCCGCGAGCAGATCGTCCCGCAGCTGCTCGAGGAGAAGCGGCGGCGGCACCAGCGCATGGTGCGGGTGTGGTCGGCGGGCTGCTCGACCGGCCAGGAGGCGTATTCCATCGCCATGTCGTTCTTGGCCGGCATGGGTTCTGCTCAGAACGACTTCCTGCTCTCGATCCTGGGAACGGACATCGATCCGAAGGTCCTCGAGATCGCCCGTCGCGCGGAATACCCGGCCGAGCAACTGTCGCACATCCCGCCAGCGGACCGGCGGCGCTTCGTGGAGGAGCGAGGCGACGTGTTCCGCATCAAGCCGGAGGTCACGCGGCTGTGCCGGTTCCAACGGCTCAACTTGCTCACGGATCCGCCGATACACGTAGTCGACGTGGTCTTTTGCCGTAACGTCTTCATCTACTTCAACAGGGAGGAGCAAGACCGGTTGCTCGAGGTCTTCTGGTCTTCGCTCGCGCGCGGAGGCTACCTGGTGTTGGGCAGGAGCGAGCGCATACCGCCAGGTATGCGGCCGGCGTTCGAGCTGGTGAATGGCCGCGAGCGTATCTACAGGAAGCCGCATGCGCGGCCGTAGGGCCGGACAAGGGCGCTGTGTATAGTATCCTAGAGGCACGAGGGCGAAGCGCCATTCGGAGGAGGGGTTGCAGATGGCAGAAAGCGGCATGTTCCAGCCGGGTCAGCGTGCTCGCAAGGGACTGCTGGTGACATTCTCGCTCTGGACGTGGGCGACTATCGGCCCCGCCGTGGCCATCGGACTCACGGCCACCGGCATCTTTGCCGCGGCGGTGCTCGACATCGACGGTGATAAGCTGCTGTACACGGCCATCTTCGGTGCGGTCGCGATGCTCGTGTGCGCGATTCCCGGACAGATCGCCTGGTGGCGCGCGTTCGGGCGCCGCATCCTTGACCCGCTGCACGACCTCGGGCAGGTGATGGCGTTGGCAGCCGAAGGCGACCTGACGGTGCGCGCCTCGGCGCCGCACGACGATGAGATCGGCGTGCTCGCAGAGGACTGCAACCACCTCATCGAGTCGCTCGGTGAGATCGCTGCAGGCGTGCGGCGGTCCTCGGAGCAGGTGACGAACGCTGCCACCCAGCTTTCAGCCTCGTCCGAGGAGATCAACTCCTCGTCGATGGAGATCTCCTCTTCCGTGCAGCAGATAGCCCACGGCGCCGAGCTGCAGTCGCGGAAGGTCGAAGAGACCACATCTGCGATGGAAAGCATCACAGACACGGTGAACTCGG
This window encodes:
- a CDS encoding DUF3343 domain-containing protein; the encoded protein is MIERYAVYGFESTHDALSAESVLACAGVPFATIPTPKSLGALCGIALRVAARDASAAEAALIVAGLRWKARAEIEDRAPRGLSR
- a CDS encoding CheR family methyltransferase; translation: MDPHAADAVYRGNLDRLVAKVRDERGLDLAQYRTRYVERRLASRLNALGLHSYRQYSAYLDEHPEEYAKLIDTLTINVTQFFRDATVFDVFREQIVPQLLEEKRRRHQRMVRVWSAGCSTGQEAYSIAMSFLAGMGSAQNDFLLSILGTDIDPKVLEIARRAEYPAEQLSHIPPADRRRFVEERGDVFRIKPEVTRLCRFQRLNLLTDPPIHVVDVVFCRNVFIYFNREEQDRLLEVFWSSLARGGYLVLGRSERIPPGMRPAFELVNGRERIYRKPHARP
- a CDS encoding MOSC domain-containing protein gives rise to the protein MSERATSPLLRGTVVSVNLSERKTVRKTRGSEGVLVEGHGFAGDAHAGDWHRQVSLLARESIDTMVAKGLSVDAGDFAENITTEGIDLVSLPVGTVLRVGDEAVLEVSQIGKVCHTKCAIYYQAGDCVMPREGIFAVVRQGGTVRAGDPIVVERLGEADGTC
- a CDS encoding L,D-transpeptidase family protein, with the protein product MHRAPAHVRVLACVIACVAFVASAGVAVAVAQDYVERDTLPPGSGMAGVALDGMPLDVAQAALERELLAPLDEPIAVRCGDARVQVRPSQFVEVDVDSALRHLARTKAEAGLAKRLAARVSKERYGASLPLQIRIDRAGLDAWAAELAARSGTPAVDATLVVQARQLVVVPERPGLSIEPRRAADALAAAIAAGATSVELPVERIEPCVTRDDLGTAILVRRADRRLFLYEDGRLVKVYRVAVGAPDFPTPRGRFRIVRKRYMPTWGNPGSAWAVDMPKMIPPGPNNPLGTRALDLDAPGIRIHGTNKDYSIGHAASHGCMRMHRWDIEDLYERVSVGTPVFIID
- a CDS encoding aminotransferase class V-fold PLP-dependent enzyme, with product MPHDGVIYLDHAATSWPKPPEVLEAIGRALGPAGGNPHRSAHRLALAAARLVLESRSTVAAFLGVADPRDLLFVPGCTFGLNMALKGLLEPGDRAVVSSVEHNAVVRPLAVLEASGVEVVRIPADDAGRIDVDAAEALIAAAPTKAVICQHASNVTGAIHPVGDLADIAHEHGAVLVVDGAQAAGHLRVDIAALGADVYVASGHKGLLGPAGVGVVYLAPGLEVRELVQGGSGGDSGSLAMPSVRPDRYEAGTPPLPAIAGLAAAVEVLAREMDSLVATEQRLVKRLVAGLAGIPGVRVLGPAPGEERAPVASIVHEAMEPDRLAYELDSRYGIAVRAGLHCAPAAHAAVGTLETGAVRFSIGRGVTEADVDAAIEAVREVCER
- a CDS encoding MogA/MoaB family molybdenum cofactor biosynthesis protein yields the protein MLRIGVLTCSDTRSRGEAEDTAGKALISMCEKRGWMVAAYHVVPDDAEAIALAITEMCDVDQVDVVLSTGGTGLGPRDVCPEVTRSLADREVPGIAETIRAESLAKTRRAMLSRGVAAQRGRTLIINFPGSEKGAREAFEIVADQLEHAAEMMAGGGHG
- the moaC gene encoding cyclic pyranopterin monophosphate synthase MoaC, whose protein sequence is MGEKKLTHIDERGAARMVDVSGKPVTHRRAVARAKVLMEPSTLEMILGGTAPKGDVLATARIAGIMAAKQTASLVPMCHPLPLTHVAVDLQPEYSAVAITATAETDGKTGVEMEALTAAAVAGLTIYDMCKAVDRSMVITDVMLLEKEGGASGRFVREESK